The DNA region GCCTCTGCGCTctggcaggctctggggggTCTCACTCTGGGTTTCGGTGTCCCCTTTGGCTCGGCCCCCCCAGCCACGGCTCCAGGGGTCTGGGGGTATCGAAAGGGCCTTTGGGGGCATCTAAAGGCGTCAGGGGTGAGCTGGAGGGGGTCTGCGGGTATCTAAAGGAGGCCTGTGGCCATGTAGAGGGGTCAGGGACCCTCGTAAAGGGGTCCGTGGGCACCTAGAGTGGGTCTGGCGAGATGCAAAGGTGGaggctgtgcttgctgtgcaaggctgcttgtgtgtgtgtgctttaggtgtggtttgctctggggtgcagtcagtgtgtgctgctgtccagccgaagcactgcagagctgctgcttctccttgcagcACACGCTCAGAGGACAGGTCCCTGgattgcagtgctgctccaatggcctgtggtggctgcaggcagccgcgGCCCGGGGAGCCCAAGACTCAGCGTGTGGAAgggttgggagcagccctgggtgccTGCAAGGATTCGGGAGGTGAGCTGAGCAGGTGAGATGGATCTGAGACAcctttcagagcagctgctgtgagtaTCTGGAGTCTTCCTGCAGCGTTGGTGCAGTTAAAGtagagaaagcagctctggaaggtttgtgctgcatcttccatccagctgcgttctgcagcccctgggaaggTGTTGGTTGGTAGAGCACATCTGTGGGAGGtgtgaagggagctgggggtctgtctgcctgcacagggagagctcagctgtcTCTGCTCGTCACAGtgctagagagcagctttcagagctCCGCagcgtgctggagctgctgcaggaggatcaAATGGTGTCTGCCTCCCAGACACAGGGAGAGCAgcgtggagcctcctcctgtcTGCCTCGTCCATGTGGCAGCTGTCCTGGCACTTGTCATGCCAGTGGAGTAACTGAGCCATGccgagagaggggaggaaatgcAAAGCAGTGGCCCTGAGACAAATCTCACTCTTCCCACAGGCCCGAGCAGGTCTGAAACCCTGCCACGGAGAGGCACAGGCcccgcagcagtgcctgcatttcagcagctgccCATCGGAGCTAAGCACAGCCTCGGCTCAGAGGTGAGGGCATGGCTGTGAGAGtgcagctgtcaccagcaccTGCTCCTCTCCGTGCTCCAGTGGGGCCAAACGTTTCAGATCCACTGCTCctctggggactgcagcactggggaCTAATTTGAGGGTGGGTttgtgttgggttggttggtttggctttggttgtttttttcccaggtgccaAAGCATCTGGGCCGTCTCTGATCTCACTGATCCCTTTTCTGTCATAAATGAAGCTTTACCAAAAAAGTTACAGTcgtgtcacttccagcctgatcTGCATGGCTTGAGCAGCCACTGCCaaagagcaaagcctttgtcaGGGCTCTCGGAGCAGCTCGTttgttgtgtgtgtgaaaaaggCAACCAAGTGTCAGGGGTTGTCTTTCCCATCTTCTGGTGGGGTGCTCTGACGTGCTTTATTTCTGTCTGGCTGTCGCTGGTACGTGtccctggcagctcaggagcatgtctgctgggcagtgctgggggccagGCGTCCCTCCTGTGTGTGCATGGCCCACatggcagcaccctgcagtcagAGCTGACTGTGTGCACTGGAGGTGGAGTGTTGGAGTGGgatcagctcagagctctgcaaggTCAGTGCATGGCAGtggaaaatgaaatgctttggCAGTGTTTTTACTGGGGGCATAGGAGCGTGCCCTCACCTTCACAGTGTGAGTAACTGAGCTTTGTCCTTGGTTGTTTCACTCTTGGCAGGTTTGCACTTTGCTTTCCACTCCACTGGCCAAGCCAGccagatgtgcagcagcagcaggatgggcacGAGGGCCCCAGCTGCTGCGGTGAATCCGTCAGCACGGACGCTGGTGCcgctgcagcctggccctgcagcctggcagggtgatCTCCTTTGGCTCGGCTCCTGTGGGCTCCAGGTAGGGTTTGTCTGTGTCTGCCAGGAGGGAAGGGTTGAAAAGGAGATTGCTCAGTCAGAGCTCTGACCTAGTAGCTGAAGATTCTGTCCAATGCAGATGCTAACAGAGCAGCTGGATGAGCAGAAAGCCTCTCGTGCAAATGGTTGTGGAGTGCTTCTctctgttccctgctgctgggaggtgttctctcctcccctctcctcttttctctcctcccctctcctcttttctctcctcccctctcctcttttctctcctcccctctcctcttttctctcctcccctctcctcttttctctcctcccctctcctcttttctctcctcccctctcctcttttctctcctcccctctcctcttttctctcctcccctctcctcttttctctcctcccctctcctcttttctctcctcccctctcctcttttctctcctcccctctcctcttttctctcctcccctctcctcttttctctcctcccctctcctcttttctctcctcccctctcctcttttctctcctcccctctcctcttttctctcctcccctctcctcttttctctcctcccctctcctcttttctctcctcccctctcctcttttctctcctcccctctcctcttttctctcctcccctctcctcttttctctcctcccctctcctcttttctctcctcccctctcctcttttctctcctcccctctcctcttttctctcctcccagcaggtTAATGATTTCCCTGAGCCagttcatagcagagctgcatgTGGTCATGGGTGGCACAAAAAGCACCCAGGCTTGCAGAGGTGGTGAGCTGACTCTGTGAAGGCTAAGCTGGCTTATGTCATAGTGAAGTGGTTGCCAAAGTGCAGTGAAAAGCTCCTGCTTGCAAACATGGCAGTCAGGGGCTGATTCTGTAGAGAATTGTGTGTGTTCTGTGAGTTACACAGCCGCAGTGAGCGAAACAGGAGCAGTAGAGGAATGCACTTAGATGTACACAGTTGCCACTAAAGCAATCCCACTGCTACTTATGGCCATATATGGAGCCATAGGTGCAAAGAgcggtttggcttggaagggaccttaaagttcaGCCACTTTAACTCCCTGCCTTGGGGGAGGAGATCTTTCACCAGCCCCGGTTGCTACAGGGCTCATCCAAGGTGgtattcaacacctccagggaggttgtggggaagtAGCTAAGATCCATGATCAGATGCACAGAGGGAAGCTCAGCAAGTAAATAATTCAGCCCCTTTGTTCTTTTCAGGCTGTCTGTGACTGTAAGAGAACttgtgctacaggctggggccagagtggctgagtgcagccaggaagagagggccctgggggtactggggTGCTGCAGATGAGGCGGCAGTGTGCCCCAGTAGGCagtagagccaatggcatcctgggctggctcaggagcagtgtgggcagcaggacaagggaggttcttctgcccctgtgctcagcactgctcaggccacaccttgagtgctgtgtccagttgtgggccactcaattgcagagagatgttgaggtgctggacctTTATGTCTGGTTTGCTGTGTAGAAAATATGAAAGCTTCCAAGAATCCTCCTCAGAAGTGCCTCAGTTTTCCTCTGTGCAGGGCAAAGGGCCAGAATCATCTCAACACTCACTCAGACAGAATGTGTAGGGCAAATGAGAGCAGGCAGCATTTGCAATCGTTTGTTGGAGTAAGAGAGGCAGAGGCACTGGGCTAACATTTGCAACCCTTTTTCTTAAGTCAGTCCAGGAGAAGCCCCAAGCACACAGCCAAAGCAATTCCTTCTCCCCAGAATAACTCAGGAAGGATGTGCATGCCAATAAGAGCTTAGCCCAGACGTCTGCATGGTGAGCTCTGCATCTTGCCCGGGGCTTTCCTCTGCTTATAAAAGTTGTAGGCACCTggtagagaaagagaagagtgaCTGAATTAGGCCAAGGTAAGAACACATAAAGCTGTAAGTTACAAAGGACTCCCTAGGAACTGTTCTACGTAAACCTCCTCACACAgccaggccttgaacaccctcagggaggttgtggaggacagaggCACAGAGTGATCAAAGATGACGTTGTGTGCTTCtggcctccacagcctccccgggcagcctgtgtcagtgcctcACTTCCCTCCCTGGAAAGAACGTCTTCCCGAGcttagagcagctgcagcccagccccatgtGCTCAGGAGGCATTTTGTGTTGTCTCTTACCTTTTCTTTAGGACAATCACCACATCCATCGCACCCTGGAAGGAGAAACCCCTGACAAGAACTCAGCTTTGGCAATAAAGTTGCTTTTTACCTACTGCAAGTGGTGGTGTGGTTATGGTCTGATCTTCTATTGACAGGAAAGCAAAGGAGGCAAGGCAacgcaaagggggggggggcagggcgaGGCAAAGGGGAGCAGGGcggggcagggcaaggcaaagcaggggcagggcaaggcGTAAATCCTATTTTTCCTTACTTAGTGCCTTTCTCATGCAGTGCCATGTGTGTGTGGAACttagggaaggaaggaaggggattctCCCTTTCTACTTTACTAGGTGTGCTGGTGATGTTCAGGCGAGTGCTTGTGCAAGGGGTGCGATCTTCCCACTTAGCCTATCCCCTCATTCCGAGTGCTGCCTAAGTCACTGGaacctttctttctgccttaaGGGCACTTTGGGGCAGACGCTACACCTAAGTGTACGCCGCTACCGACCCCCCCTCACCCGATCTCGCGGCAGGAAGGTTCTCTTTGGGGCTGTACAGTGGCTGTCCCGCATCATAGGGGGGCTCAGCTTTCTGGAagtttcctctctcttctcctacAAGAAGCAGGCGAAAAGTGTAAGTAAGGACGCGGGTAGGACTCACTGCAGGAGTTGTCGCCCAGCCGGCAGGTGCAGTGCGTTCATCCTCCCCGGGGTgcggtctctgctcccagcccggCTCCTGCAGGGGTAAGAGTTAGTGCACCGTAGCCCCCTGTAGAAAACAGAAGCACTTCCAGTTTCTAACCAATTACTTCTGTCAGGTCCAGTTCCAGTTTCCCAGAACCCCACACGTAGTCAGTAGCAGCAATCCCAGTTTCTGGGgcgcctttccctcttccccagcttttgtcCAAGGGAAGGGAATTAGACGTAGAGGTAAGAGGCAGAGGTAAGACTCACCCAAAAGCATCTCCCTTCCCTCGAGCAGGTAACTCGAGCGGCAGCGAGAAGGCTTTCAGGgtaggggagctgcagagaaagcaCAGGGAGAGGGTGAAAAGGCAGATACCTGCGAGCGGAGCCTAGGCGAAGGTCCCGACTGCCCCCGGGGGCCCGGGGCGCGTAGCGAGCCGTAGAGCAGCGGGCGCGGGAGGGcgatggaggcagggagggcgAAAGGGAAGCGAGGAGGAGGCTCCTCTGCTTTTACAGGGGGTACAGAGGCAGCGGGATTGGGCTCAGCCCCTGCGCCTGGGGAGGGGGCGGCAGGAGGCGGGGCCAGGGTGCTGGCCACGCCCcggggaggggcagctgtgccagctcgGGCGGTAGGAGCCTCCCCCTCGTTAGCTGCTTACACTTTGCACCTGCTGCTTGTAGCGGAGCAGGCGGAGCGCCCCTAGGGCAGTCAGGGGGAACGGGGGAGGAAGGGACCCATCCCCTGGGGCGCACTCGGTCCCGGGGCGTAGGTTAAGTGGGAAGGTCGGACCCTTAGCGCGGCACTCGCCTGAACATCAAAGTAAAGTAGGACGGGAGggtccttccccttccttccttagGTTCCGAAGACACGATCCTGTTAAAGAACGGTACTAAGTAACGTAGGACCTTCCTTCCTTCCGATGGGAAGCAAGGCACGGGAAGTGAAGGCAAAGAAAGTAAGGCAAGGcgaaagaaaggcagagaaggggTAGAGGAGTAAGCCAAGgatagagaagggaaggggagtaaagcaaggaaagagaaggagaagtaagacaaagaaagagaagggaaggtaggcaaggaaacagaagaaaaggggagtaagcaaaggaaacaaaagggaaGTAAGCAAAGAAAACAGGAACGAAGGAGAGTCAGAGGAGGCAGCCTGGCCGAGAGCAGCTCAGAGAGAAGTATGACTTTTCTCCTGCCCCCTGCAGCCCGGTCTGACCTGCCCCAGCGCCCGGCGGGCTCTATTTAACCCGGAGCCCAGCCACTCGCAGGTGGGCAGGTTAGATTTAAGGGGAGGGTGTGGGCTCCGGTACCCAGGTAGGCTAATCAGAGCCTCCCTGTGTGGGTGGTCACTCTGCCCGTTTTCCTCCCATCACTAAGGAGTTTTTCTGCCTCACAGTAATATCTATCTGCAGGCTAAGTAACTATAGTATTTACACCCTGAGTTGAATGTGAGGCTCTTAATGTCTTCACACTTCTTTCTCCTGTATGTTCACCACAGGAACAAAGCATTTAACAAGCACTGCAGtatttcatggaatcagagaatcaggcaggttggaaaagagctccaagctcagccagcccaacctagcacccagccctagccaagcaaccagaccatggcactaagtgccccatccaggctttgcttcaacacctccaggcacagagactccacaacctccctgggcagcccattccaatgcaaatcactctctctgccaggagagaagggggctgtgtccccttcttctggtgctggctgcctggcagaagagcccaaccccaaccctggctacagcctccctgtaggcagctgcagacagcaatgaggtctgccctgagcctcctctgctgcaggctgcacccccccagctccttcagcctctcctcacagggctgtgctccaggcccctccccagcaggggctctgggcaccttccagcacctcaacatctctctgcaatggaggagcccagaactggacacagcagtccaggggtggcctgagcagtgctgagcacaggggcagaagaacctcccttgtcctgctgcccacactgctcctgagccagcccaggatgccattggctctgctgcccacctgggcactgctgcctccttttcTAATTTAAATACTTACTGTGAGAAATAGAAAGTGAAATACTATTTTTTTCTATAGTGGATATTAATCTAAGTTAAATTTAAGCTAAGTTTCATCTTAAATTCCTATTCTGAGAAACACAAGAAGTATAGAGAAAACATTATTATTTGAATCTAATTTAAACACCCATTGTGAAAAATAGAAAGTAATATCCAAGATAGAAAAAATAGCATTTTAATCTGTCTTACATTCCTATTCTGAGAAACAAACAGAGGAGTACAGAGGAGCCATTAATATTGGAATGTATCTTGAACACCTATtgtgagaaacagaaaatgaTACCCAGtataggaaaaaaatagtattttaaTCTAAGTTAAATTCAATCTTAAATTCCTATtctgagaaacaaacaaaaagagtaTAGACAAACCATTAATAATTGAATGTATcttaaatacctgcttgtgagAAACAGAAAATTATATCCAGtataggaaaaaaatagtattttaGTCTAAATTAAATTTAATCTTAAATCCCTATtctaagaaacaaacaaaaagagtaTGAAGAAACCATTAATATTGGAATGTATCTTAAATACCTATtgtaagaaacagaaaataatatctagtatagaaaaaaaaatatttaaatccATCTGAAGCTACTAttctgagagagagaaaaataatatCAAGTGTAGAAAAAGCATTAATAGTTTAACCTATTTTAAATATCTATTGTGAGAAATAAAAGTTGATATCCAGTATAGAAAAGAAATAATCTATCTTAAATATCTATTGTGAGAAACAGACAATAACATTCagtatagaaaaaaaatattttagtcTATCTGAAGTTCTTATTCTGAGGAATAAAAATAATATCAAgtatagaaaaaaaatctatcttaAATTAATATTTTGAGAGACAAAAATCAAGTATAGAAGAAAATGTAATGTAATGTAATGCTATGTTATAGTATAGGTATAGTATAGTATagtatggtctagatgactggcaagggctgggtgctaggttggactggatgtgcttggaggtctcttccaacctggatgattctatgattctatgattatgccactggaatgggctgcccagggaggtggtggagtctctgtgcctggaggtgttgaagcaaagcctggctggggcacttagtgccatggtctggttggttgggcagggctgggtgctaggttgggctggatgagcttggagctctcttccagcctggttgattctatgatttcagtttTCCAATGACAAAATAGGAACCTAATCTCTATCTGGTTAAAAAAGTAGTTATCTGGCTCTGGTTGCACACACTCCAAAGGTCTTAACTATGGCAGATACTACCTATTTGGCAAGACACTTGAAACTCATTTTAGTTGGGTCTGATCACTTGGGTCATCAGGGTTATATTTGCACACTGCTATGCACAAGCTCTGTGCTACCAAAGAAATGAGCTTTGTTCTGAGCCCTCCACtatttagaaccatagaatggtttaggttcaAAGGGAcaccaaggatcatccagttccaacatccTGACATAggtaaggacacctcccactagaacaggtcgcttaaggcctcatccaacctggccttgaacacctccagggtggttgtggatggcacaagcacagaatgtgtCGTTCTCTAGTCCATTGCCTTGTGAACTGAGGATCCCAGCAACGCACTCGCATGTAGCatcactggagcagagaagaggggagcCATAACCTAGACCCTTGTTAATAGGTAACCCAGGATCAGTTAGTAAGGGATTCAGTAAAGGATCTTATGCTCAAACAGAGGGTATGGTCACATCCACAGGCAAGGACAAATGTGAGGCTTCTTAGGTGAGTGTGTGGCTTGCTTTTTTTGTTGCCAGGCTGTGTGGAGTGGCTTTAGAACGGATTTAAGTAAGCGGAATTAAAGAGCAGAACACTTCAGCTTCTCCCAAACGTCTGTTAATTCAGCTGAAAGCAACCTTCCAACTGAAAGCTGAACTTGTggcaggcctgataggccaaaataggcttatacatgcactggcttgcccaggcatggttttctgctctccctccttctgctgtggggagaagcaaccatgcgaaagaggacaaaggaccTAGAGCCACTGACTCCAAGgactctgggctgccc from Pogoniulus pusillus isolate bPogPus1 unplaced genomic scaffold, bPogPus1.pri scaffold_66_arrow_ctg1, whole genome shotgun sequence includes:
- the LOC135174478 gene encoding uncharacterized protein LOC135174478 codes for the protein MLWYQAVELFEMQFLLQAGSEMDFLWLWGQKCLCAHAQRTGPWIAVLLQWPVVAAGSRGPGSPRLSVWKGWEQPWVPARIREARAGLKPCHGEAQAPQQCLHFSSCPSELSTASAQSSGACLLGSAGGQASLLCVHGPHGSTLQSELTVCTGGGVLEWDQLRALQGLHFAFHSTGQASQMCSSSRMGTRAPAAAVNPSARTLVPLQPGPAAWQGDLLWLGSCGLQDNHHIHRTLEGETPDKNSALAIKLLFTYCKWWCGYGLIFY